In Halorussus limi, a genomic segment contains:
- a CDS encoding pyridoxal phosphate-dependent aminotransferase: MHFSDRIQRVEPSATLAISNLAAELEAEGADVVDLSVGEPDFPTPENVVDAGQEAMDAGHTGYTSSNGIAGLREAIAEKLRADGLDHEAENVIVTPGAKQALYETVQTLVDDGDEVVLLDPAWVSYEAMVKLAGGDLTRVDLAPHDFQLEPALDELGDAMSDETELLVVNSPNNPTGAVYSDEALAGVRDLAVEHDVTVVSDEIYQEITYGPEPTSLGTFDGMADRTVTVNGFSKAYSMTGWRLGYFAGPEELISEAGKLHSHSVSCATNFVQHAGIEALRNTDESVDEMVEAFAERREFLLDRLDSEGVAAPEPDGAFYLMMEVAEDDQTWCEDALEEAHVATVPGSAFGAPGYARISYANSKERIGEAVDRLVDADLL; the protein is encoded by the coding sequence ATGCACTTTTCAGACCGAATCCAACGAGTCGAACCGAGCGCGACGCTGGCCATCAGCAACCTCGCGGCCGAACTGGAGGCCGAGGGCGCGGACGTAGTGGACCTGAGCGTCGGCGAACCCGACTTCCCGACGCCCGAGAACGTCGTGGACGCAGGACAGGAGGCGATGGACGCGGGCCACACGGGCTACACCTCCTCGAACGGCATCGCCGGACTCCGCGAGGCCATCGCGGAGAAGTTGCGGGCCGACGGACTCGACCACGAGGCCGAGAACGTTATCGTCACGCCGGGCGCCAAGCAGGCGCTCTACGAGACCGTCCAGACCCTCGTGGACGACGGCGACGAGGTCGTCCTGCTCGACCCCGCGTGGGTCTCCTACGAGGCGATGGTCAAACTCGCCGGCGGGGACCTGACCCGAGTGGACCTCGCGCCCCACGACTTCCAACTCGAACCCGCGCTCGACGAACTCGGCGACGCGATGTCCGACGAGACCGAACTGCTCGTGGTCAACTCGCCCAACAACCCGACGGGCGCGGTCTACTCCGACGAGGCGCTCGCGGGCGTCCGGGACCTCGCGGTCGAACACGACGTGACCGTCGTCAGCGACGAAATCTATCAGGAGATTACCTACGGGCCGGAACCGACCAGTCTCGGCACCTTCGACGGGATGGCCGACCGGACCGTCACGGTCAACGGCTTCTCGAAGGCCTACTCGATGACAGGGTGGCGACTCGGCTACTTCGCCGGGCCGGAGGAACTGATTTCGGAGGCCGGAAAGCTCCACTCTCACTCGGTCTCGTGCGCGACCAACTTCGTCCAGCACGCGGGCATCGAGGCCCTGCGCAACACCGACGAGTCGGTCGACGAGATGGTCGAGGCGTTCGCCGAGCGCCGCGAGTTCCTGCTCGACAGACTCGACTCGGAGGGCGTCGCGGCCCCCGAACCCGACGGCGCGTTCTACCTGATGATGGAAGTCGCCGAGGACGACCAGACGTGGTGCGAGGACGCGCTGGAGGAGGCCCACGTCGCCACCGTCCCGGGGAGCGCGTTCGGCGCGCCGGGGTACGCCCGCATCTCCTACGCCAACAGCA
- the ribH gene encoding 6,7-dimethyl-8-ribityllumazine synthase, translated as MVSLGLVVSRFNREVTDQMEEHAHEAAADRGAEVVETRHVPGAYDSPLAADRLARREDVDAVAVVGTIVTGDTEHDRVIADAAAQGLTDVSLDRDTPVTFGVSGPGMSGAEARERVEKGKEAVDAAVELAEEL; from the coding sequence ATGGTTTCGCTCGGTCTCGTCGTCTCGCGGTTCAACCGCGAAGTAACCGACCAGATGGAAGAACACGCCCACGAGGCCGCCGCCGACCGGGGGGCCGAGGTGGTCGAGACTCGCCACGTCCCCGGTGCGTACGACTCCCCGCTCGCGGCCGACCGGTTGGCCCGGCGCGAGGACGTCGACGCGGTGGCGGTGGTCGGGACCATCGTGACCGGCGACACCGAACACGACCGCGTCATCGCCGACGCCGCCGCACAGGGCCTGACCGACGTGAGCCTCGACCGCGACACGCCCGTCACCTTCGGCGTGAGCGGACCGGGGATGTCGGGAGCGGAGGCCCGCGAGCGTGTGGAGAAGGGCAAGGAAGCGGTGGACGCGGCAGTCGAACTCGCGGAGGAACTCTAA